CGTATGCATGGATGGATATCTGTGCATTTATAATTTCTGGATCAAAACTCTGCTCATGGCTTTTTCCTCTTACCAATTGTACACTTGTACTTATCTCGCACACCTCAACTTGAGGTCCTTTGGTTTTAAATTGTACTTTTCTCGTACATCTCTTTTAGAGAAGTGCTACAATTATAAAGAGATTGTATAAAAGTAAACGTATAAACTaacatgatttcatatgattcgttatatttattttacaataaaaataattttacaatctgacgtactacatcaagccacgtcaatttatacgtttacttttatataatttctttgtaactaaaatatttctccatcttttatatttgttgttAGAGGGAAAGTACGCCAGTGGAGTAGGTTTAGGAAGCACATAAGAGGGTGATGGTTGCAAACCACCCAGATGCTGGTGGATCTAAGATTAATGAAGCAACAGACTTGATGCTTGGAAAAAGGAAGAGTTGCACCTCTGTATTTTGATGGCTGCAGCTCTTACATGCAAAGACGATCATACAAAAGTTGTAGTGGGTTTTATGAAGATTGAGATGATGTTATCGAGGGCAATGATTATGCAGTCCTCACCCAATAATGGGTCATGAGCTCGACCATTTTTTATGAACACAAAAAATGTCCACCAGATTTTAGGACAACTTTTCTCCTAGGATTCTCTCGTTCTCCCATGTACTATGCTTCAAATGCGTGCATAATTTGTCCATTATTTATGAGAAAAGTTCGTTATATagtcacttttatttattttttgtacactTCACTGATGTGATTGaccaaaacagttattttatatttaaaaaaaaagtgacgcagccaatcacattagtagaATGCGCAAAGAATACGCAAAAGTGACTACACATAAATCAATTATTATGAGAATTGATGGTTGTGATTGTGACTTGTGATCACTTTGAACAAGAGTTGTGCTATATATGCTTAACTCATATCTCATTCTTATTACTAATGTTAATTTGACATTGCCCATCAACTgtacttttttattgaaaaatgaaaaaccaatATGTAGATATGAGATAAGAGCGAGACGAAAGTGTAACATAGCAACTccactttcatctcactatatTCATCTCACAGTTCCTGCAAAACACAATTATTTTGTGGATGAAAACAGCCTCCTTTCGGGACATTCAGGAGCTAAGAGTGGACTTTGTATGTAATAATGAATATATGTAATAATGAAAACAGCTATTTTTGGACATATgtaataatgaatatatatatatatatatatatataatatatatatatatgcatttgatCGTTGTAACTGGATAAACTCAGGGagttatgttattattttgtaatgagCAAGCTTGAAAATAGTAAATCATAatgtaaaaatcaaatcaacatAATGTCTATCTTGCTGTGTGTAATAGCCAAACGATTATCTTTAACCCGATATCTAAATATGGAACCTTTTAGCCGCAGGGGAGAAAGAGTCTTTACATAACTCTTGTGCATAATGTTGCTGCCTCTTTGCTTTTCAACCTCTCATTGGAAGTGCTAATCGTCAGCGATTATGAAATGGACAGAAGTTAAGTGCCCATCTTTCATGCTCCAAGAGAATAGGAGCAACTCTTGGTATTTACATCCGAATTTCCTGTAAAAACTGATATCTTTGTCatattttatcatcatcaaTCATATCATTCTGTTGTGGGATTCAGCAACAGCTATATCATCCCCTTCTGATGGTGTTTGTTCCATTTCGACTTTCAAGTCGAGTGGACCTCGAGGGACTCCAAAAAGTGTGGAAAATATCTGTCTATGGCATTCGTCGCAGAAAAAGAAATAGGATAGATGGCCTTCGTTTGGGAGCTTATGCACAATGGCCTCCGGTAGAACCCGGACTATGTAGTCGACCACTGATGGTGGGATTACCCGATCATCCATTCCCTATTCGGCATTCATACAGAAATGATGTCAACAGAATTTTAAAAGTAAGctgcataattattttgaaacttcTAAGCAAGACTTCTTTTAATCCAATTAAATTACCGAGGATATCTTATCCTGCTGGCTGCTACTATTCACTTTAACTCATGGATAGTGGAACATGGCAATCAGTAAAAACACTTGGGGAGAGGAATGTAGGTCTGATATCCTTTTAGGGAATTTCCAGAAAATCACTTTAGACAACTTTTATAAACAGGAACTGTAGAAGCATCAGTCTATTGTTATGCACAACAAAGAAGCAAGAGGTAAACCTGCCATATGTGTATTGGGCCTAGGAATCCTGTCAACTCACATTCCGCTTGACTCCACAATGACCTTAGCCAAGAAAGAATGCCTCTTCTCTGACACTTCCTCTGCACCTGAAGATCTGCTGGGCTAAAACCCCAAACTGAAACCTGAAGCTCGGCTTCCTCTACGAATGGTTTTGGATTCCACTGGCGGATTGACTCCTCCACATCCCTATGCCAAAACTCTTCAAATATTGACTTTTCAATCAGGATTTTGTCCTGAATATGTCaagattttcttcaaataagTCATTGCGCTAGCATTTTCAATTAGAATGCAACTAAATTGTACGTTTCACCCCAAAAAAACAGCTTTGTAGGAAACTGctttgtaaaaaaatcaaagatggCAATGACATGACTCACCTTCTCTCCCAGTGACAGATACAACTGATTATCAATCCGATCATGCTTCCCAGATAGGAAGCTTTGCTGATAGAAATAGGAGAGGAACTTTGGGAATCTACGAGCTAAGAATTGCAATAACTTTCTTCTTGGCACCCAGGTTTCCCACATTTTTTTCATCTCTTCTTTAGTCATGCCCCGCTCATATGGATTAACCATTGGGGCCAACATGGCTGCGCCTGTGTATTAAGAGTAGACACaccataaattaaattatgtttgatttTTACCTACTTATGGTGCTTCCattacaaaaacaagaaaaagaagggaCAAGGGCTGAAGATGAAAGGAGGCAACCGACATGATCCAAGATATTGAgctccagttttttttttttttttttgctacatGATATTGAGCTCCAATTATTTGTGGAAACATATCAATTGGTTGAACCATTCATACGTTACACTACCATGCATAAAATCCATAAAACTATCACTCAAATGCATTgacaaaattgaaattaaaagttTATTGGCATAGCCACATAATATAAGTCTTGTTCGCAACAAAAAGTTTTGCAAGTTTTTCCACATTTCTCCAACTTTTCTGATAACTTCAGTTCTTAGCATacagtttttaaaaaaattctatttcaactttttatataatcattatccaaacacaaaaataataaaacttctacaagcttaaaaaaaaaaaaactcttaaaaattatattcaaacaagttTTCAACTTCACATATCTATTTTTGCAAACTCCAATAcgaaacttatttaaaaaaaaaacaaaaaaaaatattcaaaattttctctcttctttccaaaaatccaataaacaatacatctaaaaaaattctcaaaactctcAAAATCTTTCATAACCAAACATATCATAATAGTCACAGACAGCAAATACTCAAATTCGGCATGCCATAAACCTACAACTgtccaaacatttcaaaaatttcctttataattaattgaaagcACCGGGCTTAATCTCATTAATCATATTTTGCCGACCTCATCTACCTTTATGCAAAACAAGTTGCTTCGAATTCTTTCATGGAACTTTCTTACTTGCATCTATGCTCACAGGAAACAAATATTAACTTGCCATTCATTTCTTGATATAAGTCAAACAGGAACAAACAGCTCTCAGGGGGAAACAAATTACCAGAACCATCAGGCTATCGCCATATGAAGGCCGGTAAGGTGGTTAAACTTAAATTGTAAGACTCAATATAACATAAGAttcaaatatattcaaacactagaataatttagaaaagaaataaaaacattggTATACCCGCAATTCTGTTAGGAATGTATCTAAGCGCAGCCCAAGCATGCATTGCTCCACTTGAGTAGCCCAGCAGCCAGAACTTGTCACTGATACCAACCGCATTAGAAAGGTACAACATATCAAATGCTGATGAATTAAGATTACGGCCGAGATGAGGATCGCTCTCCCCAAAACCAGGAAGATCATATGTGACCAAGCGAACACCATACTCTTCAAGCAATGACATTTTAACTCCCGGTATACCTTTCATTCAGAAATTACTTAGAAAATAAGCATCCAGTCTTATTAATTTCCACCAAGACCATGCATTAGAGTAACGTGGATACCACTTGAAAGTGTTGAAGATTTATTGGTTTTTACCTGCAAGCCTTGAGGAAAGAAAAGAATGTGGAGCGATAAGGGAAAATCTTGCTCTATCAGCTGGAACACCTTGCTCACGATAAGCAATGCGTCTACCATCTGGAAGTAGTATATGGCTTGCACTTGGAGGATGTATACGCACTTTCTTTACCAGTGGAACTAAGCTGTCATTTTTGGTATTTAAATTCATGGCTGCGCATGGTTTTAAAGATCTCAATAAATGTTCTTCCATCATATAccacaaaaggaaaaataaaagaaagaatattGATGGCTGTTCCCATGATGCTACTGGAGGTGTCtgaccaaaaaaaataatagttagttACAATCTCAACGGTGATGTTTCTCACAATTGCGGAGTTCCATGGAGTTGCTATGGAGTTACTGCAACCAACCCCAAAGGGTGTCAAGCTGATGTCCATGAAAGCAATGGTGTCCACCACTAATGAAAGAAGTACTAAACCATCTCGACAAAAAGGAAGGAGTCTGGTCAATGACGTgacaaaaaaaagtgaaatttatcaaattttacagGAACTACTAATTTTTTCACTAAATCTGGTTGGTTttatcacacaaaatacaacTTGGTTATTTAATACGTAGGACCAAGATCACAAATCGTGAACCATAGGGAGACTCGGCGTTGGAACTCAACTTGGCAATTAAGGCAAGTGATTTTCACCAATCCGGCTAccagaaacaaaatgaaataagcAAATTACAGGCAGATTATAACTAGCATCTTCTTCTACTCAAGCTTTTCAAGTAGATATTCATCCACTATTTTCATGCCAAATTAGGTAGTTCCAAAGTCTGAACTCGAACAAagcttattaattattattataggaACGAATTGCAGATTgcatgacaattaaaaaaacaatatgttTCCTTCCTATAAATTCCCAATTAAACCGAAGGGGAGAAAAAAtaacgaaaagaaaaaacatagaATATGGTTATAATCTATTCACCTGCAACTGCAAGAATGAAAACGAAGAATATCACGGACCACGCGTGAGCCGGATGGCGATCCTCCGGTAAAAACTCATTCAAGAACTTCAATCTGCCCGAAACGTTAGCGCACGGCTTCTGAAGCTTCCGTACGATGTACGAATCATCGGTCAGAAGGCTCTGCTGTGCGATGTCTCTACAGCCTCTGCCAAATTCCAGGAGTATTTCTCCCCAAGCCACCGCGAATCCCTTGACCTGATCCTTCAGGCTCTCCGTTTCCTCCGATTCCTTGGTCCGCGAATCGCCTGATACGAACTCCGAGCTTGTCGTCTCAAACCACGGTGGAAAGATTCCGATCGGTTCCCCAGCGTACCGTATACCGTTGTCATCTACCAGACTCGACAGCTCTTCCGGCCAAGAGTTCGATCCTCTCACTTCCGACATTGCCACTGAAAAAGCTCTCAGTTAAGAACACTGAAACACGAACCTCCCTCAAACTTCAATACTGTTGAGCCAtacacaagagagagagagagagagagagtgacgaaAGAGAGATGCGATTGCTTCAATCAGGAacttaaaaaccaaaaaagaaagtaagATTCAATGTCCAGGCACTAGAAAACAGAGCTGGAACTGCAACTTTCCAAGCGTGATAAGTCAAGCCAGCTTTGTTTAATTTCAAAAGAAGATAAACACTGAACCGACCACCATTTTCAAAGCAAACGAAGGTacccaaacaaatatataaatagaagttgaaaaaaaaaaataatcacttataattaagaagaaaaaggcAAAAGCACCTCTGCCTTTTAACTTTCCGAGCACTCATACCGTTGGGAGTCTGGGACTCTCAGAATCTGAGGTTGTCCTCGTAGTATTTTACATGTTATCTAAACTTTATGCCGAATTGGTTCCTAAACTAATCTCAGCCGTTAATGACCCGGCCGCTCGGTGCCTATAAAGGTTTTGCCTCTCGCTCGTCCGGTCGAGACTCGACGATGAGGACGAACCGTCCGATGAGGTCACTCTGAGAAAAGTGACGTCTAGGATCTGGCCACGTGGTCAACTGCAACGCCGCGCGTGCGCGTGTAATGGCTGCAGTCGTTTCAGTCGGTGCTTGTCGGGTTGCTGTGTGATGATGTGTGAGAGGAAATGGAATAAAATGTTGTTGAAGTAAACAAAAAGATagttcttttataatattttatcctttcttttttagaaataatttatacaaattttaaataaataaatcacatataaatttatataaaaaattaaattatatattaaaaaaatataaaaaaaattattatttattaataagaccgattattttataaaaaatttatataaaatttatctatttaagatttatatctaacattactttttttataaaaatttaatttacattttgaAATGTAattgagagaaataataataggtAAAAAAGCCAAGGTTaaacattatataattattttaaaaaaattaaatataaaacttatataaaaaaattaatttttatagaataaacTCCACAACCGACGTTACTCATAAAGAAATAGACATTAACTTTGTTAAAAacattctcttttaattttttatttaaagacgtattataatatttattattatctatataagtattttaaataatattaaataacaaCAAATAATATAGTGCCTACTTTCTATTTC
This genomic interval from Juglans regia cultivar Chandler chromosome 3, Walnut 2.0, whole genome shotgun sequence contains the following:
- the LOC108979169 gene encoding uncharacterized protein LOC108979169, with amino-acid sequence MSEVRGSNSWPEELSSLVDDNGIRYAGEPIGIFPPWFETTSSEFVSGDSRTKESEETESLKDQVKGFAVAWGEILLEFGRGCRDIAQQSLLTDDSYIVRKLQKPCANVSGRLKFLNEFLPEDRHPAHAWSVIFFVFILAVAAMNLNTKNDSLVPLVKKVRIHPPSASHILLPDGRRIAYREQGVPADRARFSLIAPHSFLSSRLAGIPGVKMSLLEEYGVRLVTYDLPGFGESDPHLGRNLNSSAFDMLYLSNAVGISDKFWLLGYSSGAMHAWAALRYIPNRIAGAAMLAPMVNPYERGMTKEEMKKMWETWVPRRKLLQFLARRFPKFLSYFYQQSFLSGKHDRIDNQLYLSLGEKDKILIEKSIFEEFWHRDVEESIRQWNPKPFVEEAELQVSVWGFSPADLQVQRKCQRRGILSWLRSLWSQAECELTGFLGPIHIWQGMDDRVIPPSVVDYIVRVLPEAIVHKLPNEGHLSYFFFCDECHRQIFSTLFGVPRGPLDLKVEMEQTPSEGDDIAVAESHNRMI